A stretch of Paludisphaera borealis DNA encodes these proteins:
- a CDS encoding BMC domain-containing protein: MASASIEALGMIETKGFVALVEASDAMLKAANVELVGWDKVGSGLVTAFVAGDVAAVKAAVDAGAAAASRIGEVVSVQVIPRPHEDLGGILSFNKAQAAAGKAGSNGGA, translated from the coding sequence GTGGCCTCAGCATCTATCGAAGCGCTCGGAATGATCGAGACCAAGGGATTCGTGGCGCTGGTCGAGGCGAGCGACGCCATGCTCAAGGCGGCCAACGTCGAGCTGGTCGGCTGGGACAAGGTCGGCAGCGGCCTGGTCACGGCCTTCGTGGCCGGCGACGTGGCGGCGGTGAAGGCGGCGGTCGACGCCGGCGCGGCGGCAGCCAGCCGGATCGGCGAGGTCGTCAGCGTCCAGGTGATCCCCCGCCCGCATGAAGACCTCGGCGGCATCCTGTCGTTCAACAAGGCCCAGGCCGCCGCTGGCAAGGCCGGCTCGAACGGGGGGGCTTGA
- the pduL gene encoding phosphate propanoyltransferase: MSATATRDQVENLVRSIILKHLNGALPTNGHATATVPPKVVVNISARHCHLTQADVDVLFGQGYQLTAMKRLYQDTDFAANETVAVVGPRQRMIPGVRILGPCRKFSQVELAFTDAISLGIDVPVRLSGDIEGTPGCLLIGPKGSLAMPNGVIRAERHVHMGPEDAEYYGVKHLDRMNMRVESTCPSTLEGLLVRTHPDWKLEVHIDTDEANACDLSHASNVILTKA, translated from the coding sequence ATGAGTGCAACGGCGACCCGCGACCAGGTCGAAAACCTGGTCCGCTCGATCATCCTGAAGCATCTGAACGGCGCGTTGCCGACCAACGGCCACGCGACGGCGACGGTTCCGCCCAAGGTGGTCGTCAACATCTCGGCGCGTCACTGCCATCTGACGCAGGCCGACGTCGACGTCCTGTTCGGCCAGGGCTACCAGCTCACGGCGATGAAGCGGCTCTATCAGGACACCGACTTCGCGGCCAACGAGACGGTCGCGGTGGTCGGCCCTCGGCAGCGGATGATCCCCGGCGTGCGCATCCTCGGCCCTTGCCGCAAGTTCAGCCAGGTCGAGCTGGCGTTCACCGACGCCATCAGCCTGGGCATCGACGTGCCGGTCCGGCTCTCGGGCGACATCGAGGGAACTCCCGGCTGCCTCCTGATCGGCCCCAAGGGGTCGCTGGCGATGCCCAACGGCGTGATCCGGGCCGAGCGGCACGTCCACATGGGACCCGAGGACGCCGAGTACTACGGCGTGAAGCACCTGGACCGGATGAACATGAGGGTGGAAAGCACCTGCCCCAGCACCCTGGAGGGCCTGCTCGTCCGGACCCATCCGGACTGGAAGCTGGAGGTGCACATCGACACCGACGAAGCCAACGCGTGCGACCTGTCGCACGCCAGCAACGTGATCTTGACCAAGGCGTGA
- a CDS encoding DeoR/GlpR family DNA-binding transcription regulator — translation MLPETRRRQLLELISRQGFATLEELVKSLGVSESTVRRDLESLDLAGSVKRTHGGAVYSGEVRAMPAFDERTQTAAAEKRAIGQATAALLEDGDTVLLDGGTTTLEVARALIGRRIQVVTNSLPIAQLVASSQQTDLILIGGYVYPRTGVALGPLAIAMMQGIRVRKAILGAGGIMADGIYNSNLLLVETERQMMACGQEVVIVADSTKFGRLALSRLCGLEEVARLVSDSRMPDAYRTTLEAAGVVVHTAPADEQHGSNGVVPHESTRNQSVRTEV, via the coding sequence ATGCTGCCTGAGACCCGCCGGCGACAACTGCTCGAACTGATCTCCCGCCAGGGCTTTGCGACGCTCGAAGAGCTCGTGAAGTCGCTCGGGGTGTCGGAGAGCACGGTCCGCCGCGATCTGGAATCGCTGGACCTGGCGGGTTCGGTGAAGCGGACGCACGGCGGCGCGGTTTACTCGGGCGAGGTCCGCGCCATGCCGGCCTTCGACGAGCGGACGCAGACGGCGGCGGCCGAGAAGCGTGCGATCGGCCAGGCGACGGCGGCCCTGCTCGAAGACGGCGACACGGTCTTGCTCGACGGCGGCACCACGACCCTTGAGGTCGCCCGGGCGTTGATCGGGCGGCGGATCCAGGTCGTCACCAACAGCCTGCCGATCGCCCAGCTCGTGGCGTCGAGCCAGCAGACCGACCTGATCCTGATCGGCGGCTACGTCTATCCCCGGACGGGCGTGGCGCTCGGGCCGCTGGCGATCGCCATGATGCAGGGCATCCGGGTCCGCAAGGCGATCCTGGGGGCCGGCGGGATCATGGCCGACGGGATCTACAACTCGAATCTCCTTCTGGTCGAGACCGAGCGGCAGATGATGGCCTGCGGGCAAGAGGTCGTCATCGTGGCCGACTCGACCAAGTTCGGCCGGCTGGCCCTCTCGCGGCTGTGCGGCCTCGAAGAGGTCGCCCGGCTGGTCAGCGATTCCCGGATGCCCGATGCGTACCGGACGACGCTCGAAGCGGCCGGAGTCGTCGTCCACACCGCGCCGGCGGATGAACAACACGGCTCGAACGGGGTCGTCCCCCACGAATCGACTCGCAATCAGAGTGTGAGGACCGAGGTATGA